ACTCAAAAATTCAGCCGCCCTCTTGGCGGGATTATTCCTGCTGGCGATTTTCGTCCAGGCCGAAAGCGCCGAGCTGAAGGAACGGTTTTTGCAAAGGAAGCCGCTGCTGGAACAACTGAAGAACCAGGAGTGGATCGGCGAAAACAACCTCGGCTTTTTGGTATTCAGAAACGACGCCGGGAAAAGCGAGGAAAATGTCCGGATCGTCCAGGCGGAGAATGAGGACCGTAAAACGGTTTACGCCGAAATCGCCATCAAGGTGAACACCAGCGCTGACGAGGTCGGCAAGCGCCGGGCGGCGCAGATCGCCGCTGGCGCCGCCGTCGGTCAATGGCTGCAGGACGCCGCCGGCAACTGGCATCAAAAACAGTAAGCGCATAACAAGACAATGAGAAGCAAATAAAGGAGGCAACAAAATGAGTAAGTTTAAACTGACAAAGAACCTGTGGATGATCCTGCTGGGCATCTGGCTCATCATGACCGGGCTGATCCCGCTGCTCCATTTGAACTTTGAGGGGCTTGCCCTGATCATGACGATCCTGGCCATCGCATCCGGAGCTTTTATCCTGCTCGGACGCTAAGACTACATGCCTTACCGGCTTCGGGCGCCGGCCTTGGCTTACTTCAATCCGGTTTCTTCCAGGACTTTCAGCAGCTGTTCGAACCTGACCCCGGTCTTGGGGCTGCGCGGCGGCGTGCAGCCCGGGACGCTGGCGATCGACAGGTCGTAGGTGCCGATGCGCCGGGCCAGGGCCATGGTCTCGATCTTTTCATGGGCGATCAACGGGCTGTAAACCGGGCAGTCGCTGCCCCGGCGCTGGGCCATGAGGTTTTTCAGGGTCTGCGACGCCACCTGGACGATCAGCTTGAGCTTGCGGCCGGCGCTAAACGCTTCCAGCCGGTCGCGCAAACGGGCCACTTTGGCTGCTTCTTCCGCGGAAACCTGGAAGTGAAGCAGGACCGGCCAGACGCCGCGCTTCATCATCAGGAAGGTGGCCACCGGTGAGTCGATCCCGCCCGAGATCAGCGAAACCAGCTTGCCGGCGCTGCCGACCGGGAAGCCGCCGAAGGCGTTGATCTTCTCGCTGAAGAGGTAGATGTGGCGCTGGCCGATCTCGATGTACAGCTCGAAGGCCGGATCCTTCAGCCGCACCGGGGTGCCGGTCTGCTCGGCGATGAGGGCGCCCATTTCCTTTTCCACCGCCATGGAGTTGGGGCTGAAATGCTTGTCCAAGCGCTGGCAGCTGACCCGGAAATCGGCGCTGTCCTTGATGTCGGGGATGAATCCCTTGATCGCCTCTTTCAGCGTTTCGTAGTCCCTGGCTATCTCTAGGGCCGGGCTGTACGAGTAGACGCCGAGGACCTTTTCCAGGTCGGGAAGGTCGGCGCAGTCATGGATATAGATGCGGCCGCGCTGTACCGAGATGCGCGAGAACGGATGGTTGTTGGTGCGCAGAAACCACTCCAGGTCGTTTTTGAGGCCCAGTTCGAACTGGCTGCGGTTTTTGCCCTTGAGGCTGATCTCGCCGTAGCGGACGATGACGGCCCTGTCCCCTAGCCGGGGACCATTAAGGCCGCTCATGGCTGCAGGCCGCGCAGAAAGGCAAGCAGGATCTCGCCGGTGCGCTGCCGGTGGTATTTTTCCAACGCCGTCTGCTGGCCGGCCAGGATGGCCGCTTTCAGTTCCGGGCGGGTCAGGATCTGGTGACACAGGGCGGCGATTTTCAGAAAATCCTTTTCATGCACCAGCACCCCGCCGTGGTTCATGGTTTCGGCGACCGCGCCGGCGTCGTAGGCCACGACCGGGATGCCCAGGTAAAAGCTTTCCGGGACCGGGGCGCAGAAGCCCTCGTGCTCGCTCAGGTGCAGGTAGAGGTGGGCCAGCTTGAAGTAGGAGACCACCTCGGCCAGCGGGATATGGCCGCTGAAATGGATGCTCTTCACCCCCAGCTCCCGGGCCAGGTTCTGCAGGGCGGAGAAATAACGCTCGAAGCCGCGGTATTCGCCGACGATGAACAGCCGGGAATCGGGCTGGAAATGCTTCTGAAACAGGTGGAAGGTCTTGATGATGTCTTCGACCTTCTTGTTGGGAATGATGCGGCCGACGTACAGCAGGTTGGTCTTGTTGTCGGCAAACAGCTCGCGCAGGACCGGCAGCACCGGCTGGTCGAACTTGGCAAAATCCATGACCAATGGCAGGACGCCGGTCCGCTTGAAGCCGGCGTCGACCAGATCCTGGCGGTTGTATTCGGAATCGCCCAGGGCCAGGTCGACCTTGTCGGCCAGGCTCTTCAGCTCCAGCCGGCCCCGGAAGCAGTCCTTGGCCAGGATGCGGTGCCAATCGAGGAAGAACTGGTAGGGGGTGATGTTGTGGTAGATGATGATTTTCTTGTCCTGCAGGCGCAGGAATTTCTTGGTCACCGGCGAGCCGATGGAAAAGTGGTAGATCACCAGGTTGGCCGGATCGGAAAAACGGTCGTAGTCGAGATAGTTGCGCACCTGGAGGGCGTAGCGCGGATGGAAATGCTTGGTGAAGATGTCGGATTCGATGCCGTTGGCGCGCAGGAAGTCGCGGATCTCCAGGGCTTCGTTGCCGATGGCGTCGCCGTAGGCGTAGGAGGTCAGGAACTGGTGGACTTTCATGACGACGGCAGTTTTTTCTCCAGCGCCCGTTCGCGGTTCTCCAGGAATTCGCTGCGGTCCTCCAGGATCTTGATCTTGGTCTTGAGGAGCTCTGCCTCGGTCCTCAGCTTGGAGATCTCGACGATCATGTTGTGCATGGCGTTGTGCAGCAGGCGGATGTATTCGCTGCTCTGCAGGACGATGCGCTCCTTTTTCTGCAGCTGCAGGATGCCGGTCTTCAGCTCGATGTACAGCGGGCGGGTCATGAAGCGGATCAGGGGCGAAAGCAGGCTGCGGACCTTTTTCATCACCGCCTTGACCGCTCCCGTCTCGCGCAGGGCTTCCTCGAGCGCCACCTCCGGCGACTGGTTCTCGGCGAAGCCCGGATACAGGATCGGGTCGTAGATGTTGGGGATCTCCTGGAAATCGGGCAGGGGCTGCAGCTCCATCTCGGCGATTTCGTCGATGTCGCGCTGCTTGAGAAGGCCGGCGTCCTTCCTGTCCTGGATTTTCTTGCGAATGGCTTCCATGATCTCGTCGACGTTGATGCCCGGGCCTGAGCTGATGAAGGGTTCCATGCTTCCACCTCCTGCCCAGGCATTATACAGGAAGGGGCGCTAGGGGGCAAGAGCGCAAACCGGTGCTGATCAAGATCATTAGCGAAGAGTACAGTGTTGTAGTGACAGGTCGCGTCCCCATTCGGGGACAAGCCCTGTCACTACCGATATATGATGCTAATCGGGTTTGTCCAGCGCCTTGTCGTTGACGCCCGGCAGCTCGGCCGGGATGCCGGTGAAGTGGACCAGCCGTTCGTGGAACTTCTCGGCTTTCTTGGCCGTCTCGTCGTACTTGCCGGCGGCGTTGTTGATGTGCTTGCCCAGCAGGCTGAAATCGGCGTAGAAATGGGTGAAGCCGTCCTGCACCTTGACCAGGTTTTTTAATATTTCCTTGGTCTGCTGCTCGATCTTCAGCCCCTTCAGGCCGAAGGCGATGGCCATCAGGTAGGCGTAGAAGCTGTTGGGCGAAACCGGGATCACGTGCCGGGACATGGCGTAATTGAATATTTCGTAGTTTTTCTCGCTCAGCGAGTCGCTGATCATGGTTTCGTAAAAGACGTTTTCAGCCGGGATGTACATCAGGGCGAAATCGAACGTGCTTTCATCGGGGCGGATATATTTGTCGGCGATTTCATCGATGCGCAACTTGACGCTTTTGATGAATTCCTTTTTGTTTTTTTTCCGGCTGTCGTCGTCTCCCGCCGCCAGCAGGCGCTGGAAGGCTTCCAGCGGAAACTTGGCGTCCACCGGGATGATCCATTCGCCCAGGCGAATGACCGCGTCGACCTGGACGTTGTTTTTAAAGGAGTACTTCATAGTGTAATTGCCGGCCGGGAAAACCTGCTGCAGCAGGTCCTCCAGCAGGAATTCGCCCAGGTTGC
This is a stretch of genomic DNA from Candidatus Aminicenantes bacterium. It encodes these proteins:
- a CDS encoding DUF1318 domain-containing protein — its product is MKGKLKNSAALLAGLFLLAIFVQAESAELKERFLQRKPLLEQLKNQEWIGENNLGFLVFRNDAGKSEENVRIVQAENEDRKTVYAEIAIKVNTSADEVGKRRAAQIAAGAAVGQWLQDAAGNWHQKQ
- a CDS encoding THUMP domain-containing protein encodes the protein MSGLNGPRLGDRAVIVRYGEISLKGKNRSQFELGLKNDLEWFLRTNNHPFSRISVQRGRIYIHDCADLPDLEKVLGVYSYSPALEIARDYETLKEAIKGFIPDIKDSADFRVSCQRLDKHFSPNSMAVEKEMGALIAEQTGTPVRLKDPAFELYIEIGQRHIYLFSEKINAFGGFPVGSAGKLVSLISGGIDSPVATFLMMKRGVWPVLLHFQVSAEEAAKVARLRDRLEAFSAGRKLKLIVQVASQTLKNLMAQRRGSDCPVYSPLIAHEKIETMALARRIGTYDLSIASVPGCTPPRSPKTGVRFEQLLKVLEETGLK
- a CDS encoding glycosyltransferase family 4 protein; protein product: MKVHQFLTSYAYGDAIGNEALEIRDFLRANGIESDIFTKHFHPRYALQVRNYLDYDRFSDPANLVIYHFSIGSPVTKKFLRLQDKKIIIYHNITPYQFFLDWHRILAKDCFRGRLELKSLADKVDLALGDSEYNRQDLVDAGFKRTGVLPLVMDFAKFDQPVLPVLRELFADNKTNLLYVGRIIPNKKVEDIIKTFHLFQKHFQPDSRLFIVGEYRGFERYFSALQNLARELGVKSIHFSGHIPLAEVVSYFKLAHLYLHLSEHEGFCAPVPESFYLGIPVVAYDAGAVAETMNHGGVLVHEKDFLKIAALCHQILTRPELKAAILAGQQTALEKYHRQRTGEILLAFLRGLQP
- a CDS encoding DNA recombination protein RmuC, with the protein product MDTAIIVFLGAVLIAILVLIVILSRPRDAALNQQVMDLKNQLLDMKTSQMESQHQALGRQTELFQQAQKVMSGQLDAITRTVNENLTRTQGNITSQLSQTGSVVGEIQKKLGALEETAKQMKEIGQDIASLQDILRAPKLRGNLGEFLLEDLLQQVFPAGNYTMKYSFKNNVQVDAVIRLGEWIIPVDAKFPLEAFQRLLAAGDDDSRKKNKKEFIKSVKLRIDEIADKYIRPDESTFDFALMYIPAENVFYETMISDSLSEKNYEIFNYAMSRHVIPVSPNSFYAYLMAIAFGLKGLKIEQQTKEILKNLVKVQDGFTHFYADFSLLGKHINNAAGKYDETAKKAEKFHERLVHFTGIPAELPGVNDKALDKPD